The stretch of DNA tatACATAAGATATGCTAGAAAGGTTATCAATTATCGTATATAATAGTAAAATCTACTAAAAGCCAATAGAATAATATAAATAGTATCAAGGGTACGAATGATGTAACTATGATATCATGGTAAGAAATGATTCTGTAGAGTCAAATatgtaattttggttttagaatAGCACATAGCCAGTATTTAGTGTCACTCTAAGTTGCAATACATACTAACGCTCTTAGGGCATTTATatctggaaaagattttcataaaattgatACCTTTATAACATACATAACTATTATACCGTTACATATCGCACGTAGGAATTGTTTGTAATGTAGAAGTAAGGCCATAGATCGtgtctctgtctgctggggacaAAGCATTGTGCTCTGTAGTTAGTGCTTTTAGGAGTAGCAACCTAGAAAGTTTGTGGCTCTTGATTCAATAAACTACAGTATTCCAGAAGCTAGATTGTGCAAGACTTTATTGTAATCTCAGCCAGGCCTATAGTAGAGGTTAAAGTCACAAGTTGCGAATCTGGGCTTGTGAAGAATCTCCTTGAAATTAGCCAAACTTGCAGTGCTGAATTGGTTCTAATCAGAAATTAGGCCCAGCTGCCCTCGGCCCCTGTGATCACAGGCTGCCAGAAGAGCCTGCcttggaagggtccttaaaaATGGTCTGGCTGCAACCttgctgccaagggcagggagacCTTCCGCTAGGCccggttgctccaagccccgcccagcctggcctgcaacACTGCccgggatggggcagcctcagctgctgtgggcagcagcgtgggccagggcctcagcagcctgagaggCAAGAATGTCTTGCGCATCTCCAGCCCAAGCCTGCCCGCTGTCGGTGGGAAGCCACTGggcctggtgctgtccctgcaggcccttgtccacaccacagcccctcccaggtCCCTGCTGGGCCTGGTGCAGGGACTGAAAGGCCGCAGGAAGGTGCCCCCGGAGAAGGCCTTGGAGAGCACTTGGGGCCAGGAGTGCCGCCAtgagggcagcaagcagggcctGGTGTGGCCGTCGGGACGGGAGGCCACAGGGCGGGCGctgaggccctgccagctggagctgggagctctggagtgCGGCTGGCAGAGAGCCGTGGGGGATCCGTGCAGCGGCAAGGACACGGGCTTCTAGATGTGctagaaagcagaggagagctggagagtggGCACTGAAGGAGCAGGGCGTCTCCCTGTGTGGAAAAAAACTTCACGACGCCAGGGGTTACGTGCAGGAAAGacacagaggagtcctgtaatgttattggaataaagggagaggccaagGGACATTTGCCGTGGGGTGTCTCGATTTGTTGAGACCCAGGACAAGGGCGCAGCCTCCTTTTTGTATCCTAATTCCCAGGTCCATCgccctctttcttctcccactgcCTGAGGTACTCGGAAGGTACAAGACTTGCCGAATTGCCTACTGTACGGaacccctctgtccctttgatTGCGGAGGCCGGAATGGGaccatacacacacaccaaggTTCATGCACAGCAACCAGCTTGCATTGAGTGCTCTCTTCCTTTGTAGATCTGAATGTCTGCCTGCTCAATCCATCCGTATTGGTTGAACCAGTTGCCACCCGGTCAAACAGCCAATAGCTGCTGGCGTCCCCCAACGGTCCGGGCCTGCTCCCCAGTGGTCCACACTGGTTCCGTTTTATAATTAAAGTACTTACAGGATTACCTCTGTTTCTGTTATAAAACGAGGATGAAATAAAACCCTGAGGCCTTcaggccagctgctccctctgttttATATCTTTATAACCCCGCagaaggcacaggaagggaaggagtggCGCTGGGGTCACCCACCCTCTATGTATAAAGGCGCCGTTCCCCCTGTCTAGAGCTTAATGCTGGTGCTGATGGGGTTGAGCATTTGTAGCTAGGAATCAGGGGGAAGGCCAACAACACCAGCCTGTGACTCTTAGATGGCGGTTCATCACTGCAGTCCGTGTAGCTGTGCCAGTTTATGCACAGAAGGACAGACCAATCTATCCGGAACCGGTCGCCCAAAATACGtctttggaatgcagagcatCTGGTAATTGTGCTGGGAAacactttctgcagcagaaaaaatgagCGCTCTCCCACAGGTGCTTGTGGGGCAGCAAGAGGATGCTGTCATGCTCATCCTTCAGAAAAACAGCGAGCCTGAAACCAAAGGGCACCTTTTAGAGACTCGGAGATTTAGCTGAAGCTCAGCGTGGAGTCAAGGCTTAGACTCCGTGATGCTCAAGGCTGCCTCCCAACGTTGATATCTATGAGATTGCCAGTGGAGGGCAGCTGATAAGAAGGACAAGAGAAGGACCAAGAGAGGTTCTTTGAAGAAGATTCGCTCAAAGGCTGCCTtaaccagcaccccagggccccTCCGACAGTCcgagctggggtggggacaaagggcggggctgggctggctgcggTGTACTGTGACATCCATGACATCATGGGGCCATGTCACAATTGGGGGCAGCTATGCAAGGCCCCAGCAGGTGACGCTGGCCCCGTATTGCTTGGGCAAGCGGTGAGTGCACACGTGGCGGGgaggccgggctggggacaagggccgGGGCAGAAACGCTGCACCCGGGGctggcttttcctcctgcatccaggagcagcccctcatggcacagccttgggcagggcaccctgccgctgctgccgctgctgctgctggggcagcggaACGGGCCTGGCTGCTTGCCAGCTCTCTGGggtcctgtccttcctgctcccagatcCCTGGGATTCCCGTCGCTGCTGCCCCCGGTGCCAGCTgcctccctcacagcccctctcaAGGCCTTCTCTCCaccctcctgcagaccatggatACCTGGGTGTTGTGGCTCTTGCTCTTGCAAATTGCTGTCCCGTACCCACAGCCCGTGGGTGATGGCTTGGACGAGGTGACACGTCTGCGAACGGAGGTGCGTGCCAAGCTCCGGGAAGAGGAGACGATTGGTCTGGAGCGGGAGGTGGAGCAGCTGGTCCTGAAGCAGGGTGCCTGGGCCTGGGgagacctgctctgctctgcctggcagcactggcaggtctGGGCTcttgctgggctcctgctccttctcctggcacTCTGGTattgggggaggaaaaggagcctgaggagagaggagcgTGAAGAAGGACATGGTGGTGGGAATGAAGAGGGAGTCGAAATTGTGGATGCAAATGAAGAAGATGTCGGaaatgaagaggaaggagacagtGACCTGGATGGGGAGGAAAGCGACAGTGATGACGGCCGGGCCCAGGAGGTCGACAATGCTGCTGCGAATGAAGAACGTGATGGTGCTGCGAATGAAGTTGGCCATGAGGCTGCAAATGCAGCAAACGCCAATGATGCTGGAAATGAAGTGGAACAATACCGCCATCGTGCCGATAACTTTGGAAGGATCGTGATGGAGCGCATACAGTGGCCtgtgcaggacctgcaggaaGGATGCACGTGGACAAGAACCCTGACGGAGCATTTTGCAATTTACTTTCGACGGGTCTTGTCCAACAGTTTCTATCCGGTGCTGCAAGGAGCTATcggggtgggcagtgccttCGAAGGTTGGAGTCCCCGTGAGCAGGATGTTGTGTACCAGGTGCTCATACCCATGACACCTCCTCGAGGGCACAGCTTCCACctagagctgggcactgcagggcagaggcGCCTGAGGAACTTCCACGTCCGCGTGCAGCAGGAGTGCACCTgcaccagggagcagcaggataagaacatgctgtgcttcctgcaccaccctgaggaggagctcaggaggtgTCAGGATCCCAGCCTCCTTCATACCCTGTGCACGGGCTCCTACCTGGACGTGGAGAAAACTGCCCGCTGGTTCTACCAACTGGTGAGAGCAATCTGGCCGGCTTTGCTTGAGTCACACCGTTGGCATttagtgctgctgccctccagacGCTCTTGCCAGTTGAAGGTGACCAACGGCAGAGAAAGCTACCGGATCGAGCTGCTGTTTGGGGTGCGGCAAGGCAACTCAGACGTCTTTGTCAGCAGTCAGCCGAGGCAAGCCCACACCTCAAGCACAATCTGGCCGGAGAGCTACGCCGTGGCCGAGATGAAGTTCTTCAGGTACATCGCCAGGCGGGCCCCCCCTGACAGCTTGCACCTGAAATGCCTGCAGTTCTTCACTCGTCTTCAGCTGGGCTTAGGCTTCTCCACCTATACCATCAAGACCATTGTCATGCACATGCTGAGCGTCTTACCCTCGTCACAGTGGCGCAGGAGGCATTTTGTGAGGCGGCTGATGGATATCAGCGAGAGCCTGCGCACATGTGTGGAAATGAGACACCTCAATCACTTCATTGTGGGCAACCAGAGGCTTCCTCAGGGGATCAGCTTGCCCCCAGAGGTCCTAATGGCCCGGTCACGCAATCTCTTCCACGACCTGGAGATGGATCCGGTTGCCCACTCCCAGGCAGTGAGCCAGTACGTGGATCTGCACCACTGGCTCAAACGAATCCttaaaaatgagcagtgaaagaggttctcctgcacagagctgtgcttgtgaGCCTCGCGCCTGGCGGCAGAGGACCAGCTCTCAGCaggtgggaaaagaggggagaacGTGGGCTccggagagggaagggaaaacgcTGCGTGGCAGCactgtgccatcagcagcagcagcagtgtcgtCTCAACAGCCTCCCCGGCACTGCCTCCGGCGATCACCTGATTGGCTACAAAGATCAAGGATCACACAAGAGGAGACGCTCTTACTCGCCCACCTCTCTCTTTGAGTCCCTTTTCCCCCCGAGAGCTTCACCTTGTGCAAAGAAGCCGATCTCAGAAGGCCTGACGAGGGAATGTTTGAAAGGACCACTGGTGGCATCATTTGCTTCAGGGGTGCTCCAGGCAGGTCTTCGCGCCGTGCACCACAAAGGATTGCCTTCGGGTCGAGCTTCTTGACTCTGTCTGGGGAGAGAGACTCCCGGGCAATGTTTGGGATCCGTCAGTGGACGGTGTTTCTCCTTGTTCCCGCATGGGAATCCTTCAGGTCAGCATTGTAGCAACTGTGTTGGAGCTGACCTGATATTTTGTATACGTAAAGATCTAGACT from Haemorhous mexicanus isolate bHaeMex1 chromosome 5, bHaeMex1.pri, whole genome shotgun sequence encodes:
- the LOC132328040 gene encoding inositol 1,4,5-trisphosphate receptor-interacting protein-like 1, translated to MDTWVLWLLLLQIAVPYPQPVGDGLDEVTRLRTEVRAKLREEETIGLEREVEQLVLKQGAWAWGDLLCSAWQHWQVWALAGLLLLLLALWYWGRKRSLRREEREEGHGGGNEEGVEIVDANEEDVGNEEEGDSDLDGEESDSDDGRAQEVDNAAANEERDGAANEVGHEAANAANANDAGNEVEQYRHRADNFGRIVMERIQWPVQDLQEGCTWTRTLTEHFAIYFRRVLSNSFYPVLQGAIGVGSAFEGWSPREQDVVYQVLIPMTPPRGHSFHLELGTAGQRRLRNFHVRVQQECTCTREQQDKNMLCFLHHPEEELRRCQDPSLLHTLCTGSYLDVEKTARWFYQLVRAIWPALLESHRWHLVLLPSRRSCQLKVTNGRESYRIELLFGVRQGNSDVFVSSQPRQAHTSSTIWPESYAVAEMKFFRYIARRAPPDSLHLKCLQFFTRLQLGLGFSTYTIKTIVMHMLSVLPSSQWRRRHFVRRLMDISESLRTCVEMRHLNHFIVGNQRLPQGISLPPEVLMARSRNLFHDLEMDPVAHSQAVSQYVDLHHWLKRILKNEQ